A stretch of the Leptospira bandrabouensis genome encodes the following:
- a CDS encoding PP2C family protein-serine/threonine phosphatase: MHTKQAAKILVVDDNETNIEIITHILLNQGYEVAVAYDGEYALELAEALDFDLILLDILLPGISGLDVAKQLLSLDRSKNTPILFLSALNETSDIVKGLETGAVDYITKPFQESEILARIKTHIKIKTLEKERIDLLQAIQKDLELAKSNQENLVTFQFPPSPLYQIYTSYKPMELVGGDLITYDLLPSGDLDILFGDVTGHGIAAAMVSLMAIITFKTMDKSFLSPSESLYWIHNTLTPLISTHFISAIYLRYKAEENLLSYSMAGHHNMFLIRDQKIIKLGTKGFCLMMFPDQLNTENEDIFLVSGDRLFLFSDGMFEVPNENEEYLGDLKFAEIIENRIHLPSKKFLESVQDEVLIYSNGKVADDMTMLLLEIK, translated from the coding sequence GTGCACACAAAACAAGCTGCAAAGATTTTGGTTGTCGACGACAACGAAACAAATATTGAAATTATAACTCATATTTTACTAAACCAAGGTTATGAAGTGGCTGTCGCTTACGACGGGGAGTATGCTTTAGAGCTGGCAGAGGCTCTCGATTTTGACTTAATTTTACTCGATATTCTACTTCCTGGAATCAGTGGACTTGATGTCGCCAAACAACTGCTTAGTTTAGATAGATCCAAAAACACTCCAATTTTATTTTTATCTGCCTTAAATGAAACAAGTGATATTGTAAAAGGATTGGAAACTGGTGCTGTTGATTATATTACAAAACCTTTTCAAGAATCAGAAATTTTAGCAAGGATCAAAACTCATATCAAAATCAAAACTTTAGAAAAGGAAAGAATTGATTTACTACAGGCAATCCAAAAAGATTTGGAACTTGCAAAATCAAACCAAGAAAATTTAGTTACCTTTCAGTTCCCACCTTCTCCACTATACCAAATTTATACTTCCTACAAACCCATGGAATTGGTTGGTGGAGACCTTATCACCTATGATCTGTTACCTTCTGGCGATTTAGATATTTTATTTGGGGACGTAACTGGCCATGGAATTGCCGCTGCAATGGTATCTCTAATGGCCATAATCACATTTAAAACAATGGATAAATCTTTTTTATCACCTAGCGAAAGTTTATATTGGATTCACAATACTCTCACACCTTTGATTAGCACTCATTTTATCAGCGCTATCTACTTAAGATACAAAGCGGAAGAAAACCTGCTTTCCTATTCAATGGCAGGACACCATAATATGTTCTTAATTCGAGATCAAAAGATCATCAAACTAGGGACGAAGGGTTTTTGTCTCATGATGTTTCCTGACCAACTCAACACAGAAAACGAAGACATTTTTTTAGTTTCGGGAGACCGGTTGTTTTTGTTCTCCGATGGAATGTTTGAAGTCCCCAACGAAAACGAAGAATACCTGGGTGATTTAAAATTTGCAGAAATCATTGAAAACAGAATCCACCTCCCTTCAAAAAAATTTCTCGAATCGGTTCAGGATGAAGTCCTGATTTATTCAAATGGGAAAGTGGCGGATGATATGACTATGTTATTATTGGAAATCAAATGA
- a CDS encoding peroxiredoxin: protein MALRLGDEAPNFQAETSEGKIDFHEYLGQSWGILFSHPKDYTPVCTTELGYVAKIKPEFEKRNVKVIALSVDPVDSHKGWISDINETQGTKVNYPIIADADRKVSNLYDMIHPNASETTTVRSVFVVGPDKKVKLTLTYPASTGRNFDELLRVIDSLQLTSQFSVATPANWKDGEDTIIVPSVSDEDAKKKFPKGFRTIKPYLRYTPQPNK, encoded by the coding sequence ATGGCACTACGTTTAGGCGACGAAGCACCGAATTTCCAAGCGGAAACCTCTGAAGGCAAAATTGACTTTCATGAATATTTAGGACAAAGTTGGGGGATTTTATTTTCTCACCCAAAAGACTATACTCCAGTTTGTACAACAGAACTAGGGTACGTGGCAAAAATAAAACCAGAGTTCGAAAAACGTAATGTGAAAGTAATCGCACTTTCCGTTGACCCTGTAGACAGCCACAAAGGTTGGATCTCTGATATCAACGAAACACAAGGAACCAAAGTAAACTACCCTATCATTGCGGATGCAGATCGTAAAGTATCAAACCTTTATGATATGATTCACCCGAATGCAAGTGAAACAACAACTGTTCGTTCTGTATTTGTTGTTGGACCTGACAAAAAAGTAAAATTAACTCTTACTTATCCTGCATCCACTGGAAGGAACTTTGATGAACTTTTGCGTGTGATTGATTCTTTACAACTCACTTCACAGTTTAGCGTAGCAACTCCTGCAAACTGGAAAGATGGCGAAGACACAATCATCGTTCCTTCTGTTTCTGATGAAGATGCTAAGAAAAAATTCCCTAAGGGTTTTAGAACTATCAAACCTTATTTGCGTTACACACCACAACCAAATAAGTAA
- the sthA gene encoding Si-specific NAD(P)(+) transhydrogenase — protein MSINRFDLLAIGGGPAAQKAAIQASKMGKKAAIIEKDPYLGGGCVHYGTIPSKSLQETSRFYRNLKLSNLHGLQSPQPAMLTLQELMFRAGTVIEKEEDVTREQMIQNRVTTLTGWGTIVDAHHVEVTDSAGRKKVYETENILIATGSSPRRPTNENIPFEDGLVYDSDGLFAMKKMPTSLAVVGAGIIGSEYATIFAHIGVQVHLFDSQSRILGFLDEDVSSEMTRIMQQSGISIHVDSSITKYNKLPNEDGFELTTNKGEVVRVNQVLISRGRFGNVDNLGLESVGITPNDRKQILVNENYQTNVSNIYACGDVIGFPSLASVSMYQGAYVAKHMFGHPSTPVDAEEFPIGIYTLPEIATIGPTEEALKARGVSYGVGMARFDTITRAQISGDQVGLLKILFDKQTRRVLGVHIISDKATELIALGQCVVNLKAPIEYFTEHIFNYPTMIGAYKNAASDALLREK, from the coding sequence ATGTCCATCAATCGTTTCGATTTACTCGCCATCGGGGGCGGTCCTGCCGCACAAAAAGCTGCTATCCAAGCAAGCAAAATGGGAAAAAAAGCAGCCATTATAGAAAAAGACCCTTACTTGGGTGGAGGTTGTGTTCACTACGGAACCATCCCTTCTAAATCCTTACAAGAAACAAGTAGGTTCTACCGTAATTTAAAATTGTCCAACCTCCACGGATTACAATCTCCTCAGCCCGCAATGCTTACTTTACAGGAACTGATGTTTCGGGCAGGAACTGTGATTGAAAAAGAAGAAGATGTCACCCGCGAACAAATGATCCAAAACCGAGTCACAACTCTTACTGGTTGGGGGACGATTGTGGATGCCCACCATGTAGAAGTGACAGACTCTGCCGGTAGGAAAAAAGTATATGAAACCGAGAACATTCTTATTGCCACGGGCAGTAGCCCTCGTAGACCAACAAACGAAAATATCCCTTTTGAAGATGGGTTAGTATACGATAGCGATGGGCTTTTTGCGATGAAAAAGATGCCCACTTCTTTAGCTGTTGTGGGTGCCGGAATCATTGGATCAGAATATGCCACAATTTTTGCTCATATAGGTGTGCAGGTTCACCTTTTCGATTCCCAAAGTCGAATCCTTGGTTTTTTAGATGAAGATGTATCAAGTGAAATGACTCGGATTATGCAACAGTCCGGAATTTCCATCCACGTGGATTCATCCATTACAAAATACAATAAACTTCCTAATGAAGATGGATTTGAACTCACAACTAACAAAGGAGAGGTGGTTCGAGTCAATCAAGTCCTAATTTCTCGCGGGCGTTTTGGGAATGTCGATAATTTAGGATTAGAATCTGTTGGAATCACTCCCAATGATCGAAAACAAATTTTGGTGAATGAAAACTACCAAACCAATGTATCCAATATCTACGCTTGTGGAGATGTCATTGGATTTCCTAGTTTAGCTTCTGTATCTATGTACCAAGGTGCTTATGTCGCAAAACATATGTTTGGTCACCCGTCTACCCCTGTAGATGCAGAAGAATTTCCGATTGGAATTTATACACTTCCAGAAATTGCCACGATTGGCCCCACAGAAGAAGCACTTAAGGCACGTGGAGTTTCTTATGGAGTCGGAATGGCTAGGTTTGATACGATTACCCGTGCTCAAATCAGTGGGGACCAAGTGGGCCTATTAAAAATCCTTTTTGATAAACAAACTAGACGAGTTTTGGGAGTACATATCATTTCTGACAAAGCAACAGAGCTTATTGCCCTTGGGCAGTGTGTGGTCAATCTGAAGGCTCCCATTGAGTACTTCACCGAACACATTTTTAATTATCCGACAATGATCGGTGCTTATAAAAATGCTGCCAGTGACGCCCTTTTAAGAGAAAAATAA
- a CDS encoding DUF547 domain-containing protein: MKQFLISFLCIGLWQGISAQSFDHKHSVWDSILKKNVKNGLVSYKGIQSEEGSFRQYLESLSKVTEAQYQGFNEKEKISFLINAYNAFTVKLILDHYPVESITEIGSPFSKINLARGIPWKKEFFTLLGKSRHLDWIEHEKLRKDFNEPRIHFAIVCASIGCPILVSEAYTPITLEKQLQSAKLGFLKNPKKNSYDKSTNTLYLSKIFNWFQTDFTKKTTLIQYVQEGFEENIKPDAKIVYNEYNWDLNELK; encoded by the coding sequence ATGAAACAATTTCTCATTTCGTTCCTTTGTATTGGTTTATGGCAAGGCATATCAGCCCAGAGTTTTGATCATAAACATTCTGTTTGGGATTCTATCTTAAAAAAGAACGTGAAGAACGGACTTGTTTCCTATAAAGGAATTCAGTCGGAAGAGGGTTCATTTCGCCAATATTTGGAATCACTTTCCAAGGTGACTGAGGCCCAGTACCAAGGTTTTAATGAAAAAGAAAAAATAAGTTTTTTAATCAATGCCTACAATGCCTTCACTGTGAAACTCATTTTGGATCATTATCCTGTAGAAAGCATTACAGAAATTGGGTCTCCGTTTTCCAAAATAAATTTAGCGCGCGGAATCCCTTGGAAAAAAGAATTTTTTACTCTTCTTGGAAAATCCAGACATCTAGATTGGATTGAACATGAAAAGTTAAGAAAGGATTTTAATGAACCAAGGATTCACTTTGCGATTGTTTGTGCTTCCATTGGTTGCCCCATTTTAGTTTCCGAAGCTTACACACCAATTACGTTAGAGAAACAACTCCAATCTGCTAAACTTGGATTTTTAAAAAATCCCAAAAAGAATTCCTATGATAAATCCACTAACACTTTGTATTTGAGTAAAATTTTTAACTGGTTCCAAACGGATTTCACCAAAAAAACAACTCTCATCCAATATGTGCAGGAAGGTTTTGAGGAAAACATCAAACCAGATGCCAAAATTGTTTATAACGAATACAATTGGGATTTAAACGAATTAAAATAG
- a CDS encoding adenylate/guanylate cyclase domain-containing protein, whose amino-acid sequence MIQSGLISVWKILSGGIRAKLAWFTGTLIALTILLLSIITVRQQTAILSESYEKQAAVSKNFIANLVMEIENISQNLIRIEEFKSRIEKQREELKKYRTAKVVTQKKTVSVFGFRTNLFGSLGTSKVVKKVDTFFSVYLTKDDVDVLEREIRHQLREAANRNISEKEWNTLVGLAASYVRNEAKYLEIQKQTPPEDPEAKTNWDTNLKNIKKEIRNHKSQLDLFIAKFYADSKKRKLEELGLDTKLFRIQTFPLSAMIQGETSLASFDTQIIDNTSPLAKMDQFESMEESLVESFQRLSDDISSLNENEKQYVYEWEDREIQALHSPLFRHQNSTKRAFNLSSVKSSLGDYREVIKEDYRITKELSELIPKLRERIQFLKNAKPPIPPAKDKLFTSFYKSYSELIAERDKIFDEVTENYPIPVETWEKIEALRSLRDVTLEDWVLMKFKTDPTEYERYYQDPEAREIQRNRWKAIRKWILSAEQETPTKELKKLFPDGSFGHSRSESEEIMWKLDGTHLLESENVPNLVLRDNFSGLIRTLVDRTDGILAIKDNRNQIVFTAITICLVAILFAIFISGVVVQKIRNIIRSAEDVGQGNLNVHFEDGGNDEFGNLTVALNQMVSGLKEREKMRGVLGSMVDPVVVGEALKDLEKLKQGSEKIITAFFSDIAGFSTISEKLNSKELANLLNEYLSAMTIILKHHDGVLDKYIGDAIVGVFNAPLDVENHCLKAVSASVEMRDKLEVLKKEWIEKNKYIPEAHTMKFRIGLNMGYAKVGFMGTDALASYTMMGDTVNLAARLEAAGKDYGVCILVSEFVHDEVKDHFFTRKLDIVRVKGKTKPVTLFEIRTKKGDETEEDHKFVEAYESALFSYLNRKFEEAGKKFYTLLTTNGDEACKLLWERCQYYLENPPEPDWDGAFTRTKK is encoded by the coding sequence ATGATCCAATCCGGACTTATTTCTGTCTGGAAAATCCTTTCTGGAGGTATTAGAGCCAAACTTGCATGGTTTACTGGTACCCTAATTGCGCTGACCATTCTTTTACTTTCCATCATCACTGTCCGCCAGCAGACGGCCATCCTCTCTGAGAGTTATGAAAAACAAGCTGCCGTTTCCAAAAATTTTATCGCCAATTTGGTGATGGAGATTGAGAATATCTCGCAAAACTTAATCCGGATCGAAGAATTCAAATCTAGGATCGAAAAACAAAGAGAAGAACTAAAAAAGTATCGCACTGCCAAAGTAGTAACACAGAAAAAAACTGTGTCAGTGTTTGGATTCCGAACCAATCTTTTTGGTTCTCTTGGCACTTCCAAAGTAGTGAAGAAAGTAGACACTTTTTTTTCCGTATATCTAACAAAAGATGATGTGGATGTTTTGGAACGGGAAATTCGTCACCAACTTCGAGAAGCAGCTAACCGAAATATTAGCGAAAAAGAATGGAATACTCTTGTTGGTTTAGCCGCTTCGTATGTTCGAAATGAAGCAAAGTATTTAGAAATTCAAAAACAAACTCCACCAGAAGACCCAGAAGCCAAAACAAATTGGGATACGAATCTAAAAAATATAAAAAAAGAAATTCGAAACCATAAATCACAACTAGATCTTTTTATCGCAAAGTTCTACGCAGATTCTAAAAAAAGAAAACTGGAAGAACTGGGCCTTGATACCAAACTCTTCCGCATCCAAACCTTTCCTCTTTCGGCAATGATCCAAGGAGAAACATCTCTTGCTTCCTTTGATACACAGATCATAGACAACACATCTCCCCTCGCCAAAATGGATCAGTTTGAATCAATGGAAGAAAGTTTAGTCGAATCCTTCCAACGTTTATCTGATGATATTTCTTCTCTGAATGAAAACGAAAAACAATATGTTTATGAATGGGAAGATCGAGAAATCCAAGCCCTTCATTCTCCCCTCTTTCGACACCAAAACTCAACCAAAAGAGCCTTTAACCTAAGTAGTGTTAAATCAAGTTTAGGAGACTATAGAGAAGTCATCAAGGAAGATTACCGAATCACAAAAGAACTATCAGAACTCATTCCAAAACTGAGAGAACGTATCCAGTTTTTGAAAAATGCAAAACCACCGATTCCACCCGCAAAGGACAAACTTTTTACTAGTTTCTATAAATCTTACAGCGAACTCATCGCAGAGAGAGACAAAATCTTTGATGAAGTAACGGAAAACTACCCCATTCCCGTAGAAACTTGGGAAAAAATTGAGGCTTTGCGCAGTTTGAGAGACGTAACCTTGGAAGATTGGGTATTGATGAAATTCAAAACCGATCCCACAGAATACGAACGTTATTACCAAGATCCAGAGGCTCGGGAAATCCAAAGGAATCGATGGAAAGCCATTCGTAAATGGATTTTAAGTGCAGAACAAGAAACTCCCACAAAAGAATTAAAAAAACTATTCCCCGATGGAAGTTTTGGTCATTCCCGAAGTGAATCAGAAGAGATTATGTGGAAGTTAGATGGAACTCATCTTTTGGAATCAGAAAATGTTCCCAATCTTGTGTTACGTGATAATTTTTCAGGTCTGATACGAACACTAGTTGATAGAACCGATGGGATTCTTGCCATCAAAGACAATAGAAATCAAATTGTATTCACTGCCATTACCATCTGTTTGGTGGCAATTTTATTTGCTATTTTTATCTCAGGAGTGGTGGTTCAAAAAATTCGAAATATCATTCGAAGTGCCGAGGACGTTGGGCAAGGAAATCTTAATGTACATTTTGAAGATGGTGGAAATGATGAATTTGGAAACTTAACCGTTGCATTAAACCAAATGGTTTCCGGGTTAAAGGAACGTGAAAAAATGCGTGGAGTCCTCGGAAGTATGGTGGATCCCGTTGTGGTCGGAGAAGCTCTTAAAGATTTGGAAAAACTAAAACAAGGAAGTGAAAAAATCATCACTGCCTTCTTTTCTGATATTGCTGGGTTTAGCACCATTTCGGAAAAATTAAATTCAAAGGAACTTGCCAATCTTCTCAACGAATATTTATCAGCCATGACCATTATCTTAAAACACCATGATGGAGTTTTGGATAAATACATTGGGGATGCCATCGTGGGAGTTTTTAACGCACCGCTTGATGTGGAGAATCATTGTTTAAAAGCAGTTTCTGCCAGTGTCGAAATGCGAGATAAACTGGAAGTTTTAAAAAAAGAATGGATCGAAAAGAATAAATACATTCCAGAAGCCCATACGATGAAGTTCCGCATTGGACTAAACATGGGTTATGCGAAAGTTGGGTTTATGGGAACCGATGCCCTAGCTTCTTATACAATGATGGGTGATACTGTCAACTTAGCTGCCCGGTTAGAAGCGGCGGGAAAAGATTATGGAGTTTGTATTTTGGTTTCTGAATTTGTTCATGATGAAGTGAAAGACCATTTTTTCACAAGAAAGTTGGATATAGTGCGAGTGAAAGGAAAAACCAAACCTGTTACTTTATTCGAAATCCGAACCAAAAAAGGCGATGAAACAGAAGAAGATCATAAATTCGTGGAAGCTTATGAATCTGCCCTTTTCTCTTATTTGAATCGCAAATTTGAAGAAGCAGGCAAAAAATTCTACACACTCCTCACCACAAATGGGGACGAAGCCTGTAAACTCCTTTGGGAAAGGTGCCAATATTACCTGGAAAATCCTCCAGAACCTGACTGGGATGGGGCATTTACCAGAACAAAGAAGTAG
- the dinB gene encoding DNA polymerase IV: protein MKKIIHIDMDAFYASVEQRDFPEMRGKPVVVGGSPHSRGVVCAASYEARKFGVRSAISCYQAYKLCPEAIFTPPRFEVYKLVSKEIRSIFLEYTDLVEPLSLDEAYLDVTVNKLNIPHASTIAKEIRKKIFERTGLTCSAGVAQNKFLAKMASEKNKPNGLYVVLPGEEEKFLDEIPLYSFFGIGKKTYERLSQLGYTKGSELRKAEESFLIGEFGKMGAVFYRMARGLDDRDVIPFRDPKSIGVETTFSHDSGDFSFLILTLETLSKELEERMGRKNKQGKTLTLKTKFEDFTVKQKSISSDSVFYLADNLFQQSSNLLANVWKENTDPFKKIRLLGISVTNFVSETIDQDQPSLFG, encoded by the coding sequence ATGAAAAAGATCATCCACATTGATATGGACGCGTTTTATGCGTCAGTGGAACAAAGAGATTTCCCCGAAATGCGAGGGAAACCTGTTGTTGTGGGTGGTTCTCCGCATTCAAGGGGAGTGGTTTGCGCTGCCAGTTACGAAGCAAGAAAGTTTGGCGTTCGATCTGCTATTTCTTGTTACCAAGCCTATAAACTTTGTCCTGAAGCCATTTTTACTCCTCCAAGATTTGAAGTTTATAAATTGGTTTCTAAAGAAATAAGATCTATATTTTTAGAATACACAGACCTAGTAGAACCACTATCTTTAGATGAGGCATATTTAGATGTAACAGTTAATAAATTGAACATCCCTCATGCGAGTACCATTGCCAAAGAGATTCGAAAAAAGATATTTGAACGAACAGGACTCACTTGTTCTGCAGGAGTTGCCCAAAATAAATTTTTAGCAAAAATGGCTTCGGAAAAAAATAAACCTAACGGACTATATGTGGTTCTTCCTGGCGAAGAAGAAAAATTTTTAGATGAAATCCCTCTTTATAGTTTTTTTGGGATCGGGAAAAAAACCTACGAACGGCTTTCCCAATTAGGATATACAAAAGGATCAGAATTAAGAAAAGCGGAAGAGTCTTTTTTGATTGGGGAATTTGGAAAGATGGGTGCTGTGTTTTACCGAATGGCAAGAGGGCTTGATGACCGCGATGTGATTCCGTTCCGAGATCCCAAATCGATTGGAGTGGAAACTACCTTCTCCCATGATTCTGGAGATTTTTCTTTTTTGATTCTTACATTAGAAACTCTATCTAAGGAATTAGAAGAGAGAATGGGTCGTAAAAACAAACAGGGAAAAACACTCACTTTAAAAACAAAATTTGAAGATTTTACAGTAAAACAAAAATCTATTTCTTCCGATTCGGTTTTCTACTTGGCAGACAACCTTTTCCAACAATCCTCGAATTTGTTGGCAAATGTTTGGAAGGAAAATACAGATCCATTCAAAAAAATCCGGCTCTTAGGAATTTCTGTTACTAACTTTGTTTCAGAAACGATAGACCAGGACCAACCATCACTCTTCGGTTAA
- a CDS encoding OsmC family protein, producing the protein MHIKLNRIETPYVLEATNESGNSIRIDASPEIGGKNSGPRPMELLIMGLAGCSSIDVLMILNKHRIEVKDYSVEVDADREKIEEANLFKNIHMKFKVKGDFKEEQVKRAIDLSLEKYCSVAKTLEKTAKITYEFELVT; encoded by the coding sequence ATGCATATCAAACTCAACCGAATCGAAACCCCTTATGTTTTAGAAGCAACGAATGAATCCGGTAATTCCATTCGTATCGATGCCTCTCCCGAAATTGGTGGAAAAAATTCTGGTCCAAGACCTATGGAACTTTTGATTATGGGACTTGCTGGTTGTAGTAGCATTGATGTTTTGATGATTTTAAACAAACACAGAATCGAAGTGAAAGACTATTCTGTAGAAGTCGATGCCGATAGGGAAAAAATCGAAGAAGCCAATCTCTTTAAAAACATCCATATGAAGTTTAAAGTGAAAGGTGATTTTAAAGAAGAACAGGTAAAACGTGCGATTGATCTTAGTTTAGAAAAATACTGTTCTGTTGCCAAAACATTAGAAAAAACAGCAAAAATCACCTACGAATTTGAGTTAGTTACTTAA
- the rsgA gene encoding ribosome small subunit-dependent GTPase A, with the protein MLLADLGWNSFFELNFDQYKNLGLSAMRIVRENREKYIACGELGEFSCEVSGKFRFSTERKSEFPAVGDWVVTSVIPDEKKAIIHALLPRKTVFSRKVPGQMTDEQVIAANIDIVFIITGLDLNYNLRRIERFLSIAWESKALPVVLLNKSDLCPEAELRKIEVESIAIGVDVHTLSATQNTGIAILNQYIQRGKTIAFLGSSGVGKSTIINSLLGMEHLKVNEVSELGSRGRHTTTYRELILLPSGGMVIDTPGMRELQVWGDEEGLKFVFDEIENLSLNCRYRNCSHENEPGCAVQKAISENSLDPKRLESFLKLKKEFKYLEDRQTMKASAIEKANWKSISKLAKNFKKNQL; encoded by the coding sequence ATGTTATTGGCTGATTTAGGATGGAATTCTTTTTTTGAACTGAATTTTGATCAATATAAAAATTTAGGTCTGTCGGCGATGCGTATCGTTCGAGAGAACAGAGAAAAATATATAGCTTGCGGTGAACTTGGAGAATTCAGCTGCGAAGTATCAGGAAAATTCCGATTTAGTACTGAAAGGAAAAGTGAATTTCCGGCAGTAGGTGACTGGGTGGTAACTTCGGTAATTCCAGATGAAAAGAAAGCAATCATTCACGCACTTTTACCTAGAAAGACTGTCTTCAGTCGAAAAGTTCCTGGCCAGATGACTGATGAACAAGTCATTGCAGCTAACATTGACATAGTATTCATTATTACCGGCTTAGATTTAAATTATAATTTACGACGTATCGAACGTTTTTTATCAATCGCATGGGAAAGCAAAGCGTTACCAGTGGTTTTGTTGAATAAATCCGACCTTTGTCCTGAGGCTGAATTAAGAAAAATCGAAGTGGAATCTATAGCGATCGGAGTAGATGTGCATACACTCAGTGCCACTCAAAATACTGGAATTGCTATTTTGAATCAATACATTCAAAGAGGGAAAACCATTGCTTTTCTCGGTTCTTCAGGAGTTGGAAAATCTACGATCATCAACTCTCTCCTTGGGATGGAACATCTTAAAGTAAACGAAGTAAGTGAATTAGGAAGTCGAGGTCGACATACAACAACTTATCGTGAATTAATTTTACTTCCCAGTGGCGGTATGGTCATTGATACACCTGGAATGCGAGAATTACAAGTTTGGGGTGATGAAGAAGGATTGAAGTTTGTTTTTGATGAAATAGAAAACTTAAGTTTAAACTGTCGTTATCGCAATTGCAGTCATGAAAACGAACCTGGTTGTGCTGTACAAAAAGCGATAAGTGAAAATTCTCTTGATCCGAAACGATTGGAAAGTTTTTTAAAATTGAAGAAAGAGTTTAAATATTTAGAAGACAGACAAACCATGAAAGCAAGTGCCATTGAAAAAGCAAATTGGAAATCAATTAGCAAACTTGCAAAAAACTTTAAAAAGAACCAATTGTAA
- a CDS encoding alpha/beta hydrolase encodes MLDNENELEPLGPLQVLRVKGDPDAPTVVLFHGYGASAFDLYPIHEVLVTDQKFNWVFPHGHLSVPLMPGYSGRAWFPIDMAALEEAIRKNDFRNFADKDPEGMDVARQAAYLMLDALGVPWNQLILGGFSQGAMLATDLTLRKEEVSKGLMILSGALVNESLWKELAPKKSILRFFQSHGEFDPILGYANAKKLEKLLRNSGLLGEFIAFNGGHEIPAPVIQGISRYLNSLS; translated from the coding sequence ATGTTAGACAATGAAAACGAATTAGAACCTCTTGGACCTTTACAAGTACTGCGAGTCAAAGGAGACCCTGATGCACCGACAGTAGTACTATTTCACGGTTATGGTGCCAGTGCTTTTGATTTATATCCCATTCATGAAGTTTTAGTCACGGACCAAAAATTCAATTGGGTTTTCCCTCATGGACATTTGAGTGTTCCTCTTATGCCAGGGTATTCAGGACGTGCTTGGTTTCCCATTGATATGGCCGCTTTAGAAGAAGCAATCCGCAAAAATGATTTCAGGAATTTTGCAGATAAAGACCCAGAAGGAATGGATGTAGCAAGACAGGCAGCCTACTTGATGTTAGATGCTCTTGGAGTTCCTTGGAACCAATTAATCCTTGGTGGATTTTCTCAAGGTGCTATGCTTGCCACAGACTTAACACTTAGAAAAGAGGAAGTATCTAAAGGACTGATGATTCTTTCTGGTGCACTGGTGAATGAATCTCTTTGGAAAGAATTGGCTCCTAAAAAATCTATTTTACGATTTTTCCAATCCCACGGAGAATTTGACCCTATTCTTGGTTATGCGAATGCAAAAAAATTAGAGAAGTTACTTCGTAACTCAGGCCTTTTGGGAGAGTTCATCGCATTTAATGGTGGTCATGAAATCCCTGCACCTGTGATCCAAGGAATCAGCCGTTATTTGAATAGTTTGTCATAA